The following proteins are encoded in a genomic region of Planococcus lenghuensis:
- the rplW gene encoding 50S ribosomal protein L23 — protein sequence MEARDILKRPVITERSSELMAEKKYTFDVDTRANKTQVKDAVEEIFGVDVEKVNIMNYKGKFKRMGRFGGYTNKRRKAIVKLTADSKDIELFEV from the coding sequence ATGGAAGCACGTGACATTCTGAAGCGTCCGGTCATTACTGAGCGCTCTTCCGAACTGATGGCTGAGAAAAAGTACACATTCGATGTGGACACTCGGGCCAACAAAACACAAGTGAAAGATGCAGTCGAAGAAATCTTCGGTGTGGATGTTGAGAAAGTCAACATCATGAACTACAAAGGTAAGTTCAAGCGCATGGGACGTTTCGGCGGCTACACAAACAAACGCCGTAAAGCGATTGTGAAATTGACAGCCGACAGCAAAGACATCGAACTTTTTGAAGTGTAA
- the rplC gene encoding 50S ribosomal protein L3, with the protein MTKGILGRKIGMTQVFAENGDLIPVTVIEAAPNVVLQKKTVDTDGYDAIQLGFEDKREKLSNKPEKGHTAKANTAPKRFVREFRNLSTADYEVGQEVGVTVFTEGETVDVTGTTKGKGFQGVIKRHGQSRGPMAHGSRYHRRPGSMGPVAPNRVFKQKKLPGQMGGNTVTIQNLEVVRVDAERNLLLIKGNVPGARKTLVRVRAAIKA; encoded by the coding sequence ATGACCAAAGGAATCTTAGGCAGAAAAATCGGCATGACGCAGGTATTTGCGGAAAACGGTGATCTGATCCCTGTAACTGTTATTGAAGCGGCTCCAAACGTCGTGCTTCAGAAAAAAACAGTTGATACAGACGGCTACGATGCAATCCAACTCGGTTTCGAAGATAAGCGTGAAAAGCTGTCAAACAAACCGGAAAAAGGACATACGGCAAAAGCAAACACTGCACCTAAGCGCTTCGTTCGCGAATTTCGCAATCTGAGCACAGCCGATTATGAAGTTGGTCAGGAAGTCGGAGTAACAGTTTTCACAGAAGGTGAAACTGTAGATGTAACAGGAACAACAAAAGGTAAAGGATTCCAGGGTGTTATCAAACGCCACGGACAGTCCCGCGGACCAATGGCACACGGTTCACGCTATCACCGCCGTCCAGGCTCAATGGGCCCGGTTGCTCCGAACCGCGTATTCAAACAGAAGAAACTGCCAGGTCAAATGGGCGGAAATACTGTAACAATCCAGAATCTCGAAGTCGTCCGTGTGGATGCAGAACGCAACTTGCTTCTTATTAAAGGCAATGTTCCAGGCGCCCGCAAAACACTTGTACGAGTAAGAGCAGCTATTAAAGCTTAA
- the rplD gene encoding 50S ribosomal protein L4, producing MPKLSLLNQSGSQVGDIELSDYVFGIEPNESVLFDAVVSQRASLRQGNHKVKNRSAVAGGGKKPWRQKGTGRARQGSIRSPQWRGGGVVFGPTPRSYSYKLPKKVRRLALRSALSSKVADNSMVVLEGLAFDAPKTKNFVQLTKDLSTARKTLFVTADLDENVALSARNIQGITVLPASGINVLDLVGHDQVVITRAAVEKIEEVLG from the coding sequence ATGCCTAAATTATCTCTTTTAAACCAATCAGGTTCTCAGGTTGGCGATATCGAGCTCAGCGACTATGTATTCGGAATTGAACCGAACGAATCGGTACTGTTCGACGCAGTCGTTTCCCAGCGCGCATCGCTTCGCCAAGGAAACCATAAAGTAAAAAACCGTTCTGCGGTAGCGGGCGGTGGTAAAAAGCCATGGCGCCAGAAAGGCACAGGACGTGCCCGTCAAGGTTCCATCCGTTCACCACAGTGGCGCGGAGGCGGGGTCGTCTTCGGACCGACACCACGCAGCTACAGCTACAAACTCCCGAAAAAAGTTCGTCGTCTCGCGCTGCGTTCTGCACTATCATCTAAAGTGGCAGACAACAGCATGGTAGTTCTTGAAGGACTTGCGTTCGACGCACCGAAAACAAAGAATTTCGTACAGCTGACAAAAGATCTGTCAACTGCAAGAAAAACACTGTTTGTAACAGCTGATCTTGATGAGAACGTTGCACTTTCTGCACGTAATATCCAAGGAATCACTGTTTTGCCGGCAAGTGGCATTAACGTCCTGGATCTAGTGGGCCATGACCAAGTTGTCATCACTAGAGCAGCAGTAGAAAAAATTGAGGAGGTGCTTGGATAA